The stretch of DNA GATGGTGGTGGCGATGTTCGTGCTGAGCTGCTTCAGCCCGCTGATCTCCATCTACGTGCGCGACATGCTCAAGGGCGGAACGTTCCTGTACGGCCTGGTGAGCACGATGATCGGCGTGGGACTGATCCTGGGAACGCAGTCGGTGCAGCGGTTCGCGAAACAAAGGTCGAAGAAAGACATCGTAATCGCGGGTTTGCTGACGCTCGGTTTTTCCACGGGCCTGCTGGGGACATTTGCGAACCGGACAATGGCGGCCGTGAGCCTGTTCGGGCTGGGGCTGGCGATCGCGTTCGTGATTGTGCCGGCGCAGACGCTGATGCAGCAGGAGACGCCGCACGCGATGATCGGGCGGGTGAGCAGCAGCTTCATGTCCTTGATCTCGGTGGCGCAGGTTACCGGCCTGCTGCTCTCCGGCTACCTGGCGCAGGTGCTGGGGATCCGGCGGTTGTTCATCACCGCGGCAGTGGCCCTGGCGGTGATCACGGTGATCGGGTACAGCAAGCGGGGTGAGGCGCCGTCGCCGGTGACGGCGGAAACGGAGGGATAGCGATGGAAGTGGTGAACGTAGAGAACAAGCTGGCGCAATTTTCCGATTACTGGTCGCCGAAGATTGCGGGCGAGGTCAACGATGTCTACGTCAAGCTGGTGAAATTCAAGGGCGAGTTCATGTGGCATCATCACGACGCCGAGGACGAGCTGTTCCTGGTGATCCGCGGAACCATGCGCATGAAGTTTCGCGAGCGCGGGATCGAGCGCGAGGAGAAAGTGCGGCCGGGCGAGTTCATCATCGTGCCACGCGGGGTGGAGCACATGCCGATCGCGGACGAGGAAGTGCACGTCATGCTGCTGGAGCCGAAGTCGACGCTGAACACCGGCAACGTGCGCAACGAGCGGACGCTGCAAGTGCTGGAGCGAGTCTGACGGCGCTCACTCATCCATTTTTAAAA from Terriglobales bacterium encodes:
- a CDS encoding cupin domain-containing protein is translated as MEVVNVENKLAQFSDYWSPKIAGEVNDVYVKLVKFKGEFMWHHHDAEDELFLVIRGTMRMKFRERGIEREEKVRPGEFIIVPRGVEHMPIADEEVHVMLLEPKSTLNTGNVRNERTLQVLERV